In one Mucilaginibacter ginsenosidivorax genomic region, the following are encoded:
- a CDS encoding glycine--tRNA ligase: protein MSKSTDELFKNVISHAKEYGFVFPSSEIYDGLSAVYDYGQNGAELKNNIKTYWWKAMVQMHDNIVGIDSAIFMHPKIWKASGHVDGFSDPMIDNKDSKKRYRADQLLEDKIDRYDKDGKTDKAEQLQHDMDEALKNEDLPRLKELIIEHEIACPVSGTRNWTDVRQFNLMFSTQMGAVADDADLIYLRPETAQGIFVNYLNVQKSGRMKIPFGIAQIGKAFRNEVIARQFIIRMREFEQMEMQYFVRPGTQKEWFEKWKAARLKWHLALGTDAAKYRYHEHVKLAHYADAAFDIEFEFPFGFKEVEGIHSRTDFDLSQHEKFSNKKMQYFDPEVDPETGKPYGNYVPYVIETSIGLDRMFLLTMINAFEEEDLSTEEKQDSRTVLHLHPCLAPVKAAIFPLTKKDGLPEKAREIMDRLKLDFNIQYEEKDAIGKRYRRQDAIGTPFCITVDHQSLEDDTVTIRYRDTMAQERVASADLEKIIGDQVSWKNLLK, encoded by the coding sequence ATGAGCAAATCAACCGACGAACTTTTTAAAAATGTTATATCGCATGCCAAGGAGTATGGCTTTGTTTTCCCATCCAGCGAAATTTATGATGGTTTAAGCGCTGTTTACGATTACGGCCAAAATGGTGCCGAGCTGAAGAACAACATTAAAACCTACTGGTGGAAAGCCATGGTGCAAATGCATGACAACATTGTTGGTATTGATAGCGCCATATTTATGCACCCCAAAATTTGGAAAGCCAGCGGCCACGTTGATGGTTTCAGCGATCCGATGATTGATAACAAGGATTCGAAGAAGCGTTACCGCGCCGATCAGCTTTTGGAGGATAAGATTGACCGTTACGATAAAGACGGTAAAACCGATAAAGCCGAGCAGTTACAGCACGATATGGACGAGGCCCTTAAAAACGAGGACCTGCCCCGCCTTAAAGAACTGATTATTGAGCACGAAATTGCCTGCCCGGTAAGCGGTACCCGCAACTGGACAGATGTACGCCAGTTTAACCTGATGTTTAGCACCCAAATGGGCGCCGTAGCCGATGATGCCGACCTGATTTACCTTCGCCCGGAAACCGCGCAGGGTATTTTTGTGAACTACCTGAATGTGCAAAAATCGGGCAGGATGAAAATTCCTTTCGGTATAGCGCAAATAGGTAAGGCTTTCCGTAACGAGGTTATTGCCCGCCAGTTCATTATCCGCATGCGCGAGTTTGAACAAATGGAGATGCAATACTTTGTACGCCCTGGCACGCAAAAGGAATGGTTTGAAAAATGGAAAGCTGCCCGTTTAAAATGGCACCTTGCCCTGGGAACCGATGCCGCCAAATACCGTTACCACGAACACGTAAAACTGGCCCATTATGCCGATGCCGCTTTTGATATTGAGTTTGAGTTTCCGTTTGGATTTAAAGAAGTAGAGGGCATACACAGCCGTACCGATTTTGATTTAAGCCAGCACGAAAAATTCTCGAACAAAAAGATGCAATACTTTGACCCCGAGGTTGATCCTGAAACAGGCAAACCTTATGGCAACTATGTGCCTTACGTAATTGAAACTTCGATAGGGTTAGACAGGATGTTCCTGCTTACCATGATAAACGCTTTTGAAGAAGAAGACCTGAGCACCGAAGAGAAACAGGACAGCCGCACCGTGCTGCACCTGCATCCTTGCCTTGCACCAGTTAAAGCCGCTATTTTCCCGCTTACCAAAAAAGATGGTTTGCCCGAGAAAGCCCGCGAAATTATGGACCGCCTGAAGCTTGACTTTAACATACAGTACGAAGAAAAAGATGCCATTGGCAAGCGCTACCGCCGCCAGGACGCGATAGGTACACCTTTCTGTATCACGGTAGATCACCAGAGTTTAGAGGACGATACCGTAACCATCCGCTACCGCGATACCATGGCCCAGGAACGCGTAGCCAGCGCCGACCTGGAAAAAATCATCGGCGACCAGGTAAGCTGGAAAAATTTGCTGAAGTAA